The window aatttattcttattttttatttctaattttaaaattcaaaaaattagaatAGTGAgaggttaattattttttttataatagaccTATTTTTAACTAGTTGACTTAAGTTCACTTTCACTCTTAATTAGTTTCTTAACgaaactctaaattttttttttgtgtaataatatttttcattgagtgtttatttatattaatttgacGACAAAGTATCttgtattcaaaatttaaaattaatagttttatacaaacaaataaaataaataaataatacgtaataaaatttgaatatgtcaagcaaaaattatttaattattcatgaattttattattaaataaatatttttctcaaTATTCAATTTCCCAAAATCCTATTCGAAATTGTGAATTTATTGCCTTAATAGTAGATTTATTCAAACCAATTTAATTAGAGACAAAAAGTAGGATAAAGTTGTATTACTATGTATGTATTTAATTTTGGAAAAGTATAAGGTACCAATATGTTAATTTAttaccaataataattaattaatttattaccaATAAGAAGATACATTCAGGACATACATATATAAAGACATTTCTATTAGACTcaaccataaaaaaatatttttattagacaaatCCAAAAAGATATTTCTATTAAATATCAACGTCAACAAGAATTTTGGTGTTGATAACATAGCgaaattgtttaatttttgatAGAAATTGAGATGTAGCTGTTTTGGCACAAGTTGATAGTTGTGAACAATGAACATTCCTCCTTCCACTTGACGCGCaagtagtatataaataatagaaGAACAAAGTAGAAAtataactcaaaaataaaattcaagaaCACATAAGAAACCATGATCGCCCAAAAGAACCTCATCACCCTCTTCTTATTCCTTATCATCTTCACTTCTTCAGCCACCCTTTTTGGCAACTCCATAGAACCCAAATCACTTAACCTACACAAAGAACAAATCTTATCCCACTTCAGATTCTATTGGCAAGAGAAATTTTCAGAACCAAACGCAACATCAATGGAAATAGTTTCACCAGTTCCAAAATACAACACCACCTCAAAATTTGGTTCAATTAGAGCCATAGACATAGCTTTGACCATAGGACCGAATGTGAGCTCCAAGGTTGTTGGAAGAGCTCAGGGTGTCTATGTCTCGGCATCGGAAACCGAGATCGATCTTCTGATGATTGAGAATATTGTGTTCTACGAGGGAAGGTACAATGGAAGCTCCATAACCACCATGGGAAGGAATCCGATCTTCAGTAAGGTAGTTAGGGAGTTGGATGTT is drawn from Arachis hypogaea cultivar Tifrunner chromosome 12, arahy.Tifrunner.gnm2.J5K5, whole genome shotgun sequence and contains these coding sequences:
- the LOC112729374 gene encoding dirigent protein 22, yielding MIAQKNLITLFLFLIIFTSSATLFGNSIEPKSLNLHKEQILSHFRFYWQEKFSEPNATSMEIVSPVPKYNTTSKFGSIRAIDIALTIGPNVSSKVVGRAQGVYVSASETEIDLLMIENIVFYEGRYNGSSITTMGRNPIFSKVVRELDVVGGSGHFRFAKGYAELRTISSDPKTLDTAVQYDVYVYHY